The following proteins are co-located in the Manihot esculenta cultivar AM560-2 chromosome 7, M.esculenta_v8, whole genome shotgun sequence genome:
- the LOC110619279 gene encoding E3 ubiquitin-protein ligase SDIR1 isoform X1: MSFVFRGTRGDLENGFPGFIPERRAVQRVHATRPVNSNSLVFLVTVLLLFMILNSQQMSPNFLLWLVLGVFLMATTLRMYATCQQLQAQAQAHAAMASGLLSHTELRLHMPPSIALATRGRLQGLRLQLALLDREFDDLDYETLRALDSDNVPTTASMSDEEINALPVHKYKVTALQSGGSSMQQASSSVAAEQKKQDTANAVGSMKASDDELTCSVCLEQVNVGELVRTLPCLHQFHANCIDPWLRQQGTCPVCKFRAGSGWHEGQGGTDASYMV, encoded by the exons ATGAGTTTTGTGTTTCGAGGGACTAGAGGTGATTTAGAAAATGGCTTCCCAGGATTTATCCCTGAGCGACGAGCTGTG CAGCGTGTCCATGCAACACGGCCTGTCAATTCCAACTCTCTTGTTTTTCTTGTCACAG TTCTTTTGTTATTCATGATACTGAACTCACAACAAATGTCACCTAATTTTCTG CTATGGCTAGTGCTTGGTGTATTTTTAATGGCTACGACACTAAGGATGTATGCAACTTGTCAACAACTTCAAGCTCAGGCTCAAGCCCACGCTGCCATGGCCAGTGGTCTTCTTAGTCATACTGAGTTACGCTTGCATATGCCACCATCCATAGCACTTGCCACCAGAGGACGTTTACAAGGCCTCAGACTCCAACTTGCACTTCTGGACCGGGAATTTGATGACTTAG ATTATGAGACTTTGAGAGCATTGGATTCTGATAATGTTCCCACCACTGCATCCATGAGTGACGAAGAAATAAATGCCCTTCCAGTTCACAAGTATAAGGTCACTGCTCTTCAAAG TGGTGGATCTTCAATGCAACAAGCCTCATCTTCTGTTGCAGCTGAG CAAAAGAAGCAAGATACTGCCAATGCAGTGGGAAGCATGAAGGCTTCAGATGATGAGCTGACTTGCAGTGTGTGCTTGGAGCAAGTTAATGTTGGAGAACTAGTCCGCACCTTGCCATGCTTGCATCAG TTCCATGCTAATTGCATTGATCCATGGCTGAGGCAACAAGGAACATGCCCTGTTTGCAAATTCAGGGCAGGATCTGGGTGGCATGAAGGACAAGGTGGAACTGATGCTTCTTACATGGTTTAA
- the LOC110619279 gene encoding E3 ubiquitin-protein ligase SDIR1 isoform X2, with the protein MSFVFRGTRGDLENGFPGFIPERRAVRVHATRPVNSNSLVFLVTVLLLFMILNSQQMSPNFLLWLVLGVFLMATTLRMYATCQQLQAQAQAHAAMASGLLSHTELRLHMPPSIALATRGRLQGLRLQLALLDREFDDLDYETLRALDSDNVPTTASMSDEEINALPVHKYKVTALQSGGSSMQQASSSVAAEQKKQDTANAVGSMKASDDELTCSVCLEQVNVGELVRTLPCLHQFHANCIDPWLRQQGTCPVCKFRAGSGWHEGQGGTDASYMV; encoded by the exons ATGAGTTTTGTGTTTCGAGGGACTAGAGGTGATTTAGAAAATGGCTTCCCAGGATTTATCCCTGAGCGACGAGCTGTG CGTGTCCATGCAACACGGCCTGTCAATTCCAACTCTCTTGTTTTTCTTGTCACAG TTCTTTTGTTATTCATGATACTGAACTCACAACAAATGTCACCTAATTTTCTG CTATGGCTAGTGCTTGGTGTATTTTTAATGGCTACGACACTAAGGATGTATGCAACTTGTCAACAACTTCAAGCTCAGGCTCAAGCCCACGCTGCCATGGCCAGTGGTCTTCTTAGTCATACTGAGTTACGCTTGCATATGCCACCATCCATAGCACTTGCCACCAGAGGACGTTTACAAGGCCTCAGACTCCAACTTGCACTTCTGGACCGGGAATTTGATGACTTAG ATTATGAGACTTTGAGAGCATTGGATTCTGATAATGTTCCCACCACTGCATCCATGAGTGACGAAGAAATAAATGCCCTTCCAGTTCACAAGTATAAGGTCACTGCTCTTCAAAG TGGTGGATCTTCAATGCAACAAGCCTCATCTTCTGTTGCAGCTGAG CAAAAGAAGCAAGATACTGCCAATGCAGTGGGAAGCATGAAGGCTTCAGATGATGAGCTGACTTGCAGTGTGTGCTTGGAGCAAGTTAATGTTGGAGAACTAGTCCGCACCTTGCCATGCTTGCATCAG TTCCATGCTAATTGCATTGATCCATGGCTGAGGCAACAAGGAACATGCCCTGTTTGCAAATTCAGGGCAGGATCTGGGTGGCATGAAGGACAAGGTGGAACTGATGCTTCTTACATGGTTTAA
- the LOC110619720 gene encoding aspartic proteinase PCS1 gives MASLHFLVEALLSFFIFLQPKHCLSSKQESLILPLKTQNHLHFSLSRHFTTTTTSSATNKLLFHHNVSLTVSLTVGSPPQNVTMVLDTGSELSWLHCKKSQDLNSIFNPLASKTYIKVPCSSPTCRTRTRDLTLPVSCDAAKLCHVIISYADASSIEGNLAFETFRIGSSDQPATIFGCMDAGFSSNTEEDAKTTGLMGMNRGSLSFVNQMGYRKFSYCISGMDSSGVLLLGDASFSWLKPLSYTPLVQISTPLPYFDRVAYSVQLEGIKVSNKVLSLPKSVFVPDHTGAGQTMVDSGTQFTFLLGPVYTALKNEFLSQTRGILRVLNDQNFIFQGAMDLCYLIESSRRRLPTLPTVSLIFEGAEMSVSGERLLYRVEGEMRGKDSVWCFTFGNSDLMGIEAFVIGNHHQQDVWMEFDLEKSRIGLAEVRCDVAGQTLGLHK, from the coding sequence ATGGCCTCTCTTCATTTTCTTGTTGAAGCACTACTaagtttcttcattttcttgcaACCCAAACATTGCTTATCTTCAAAGCAAGAATCTTTGATATTGCCTCTCAAAACCCAGAACCATCTTCATTTCTCCCTCTCAAGACACTTCACCACAACCACCACCTCCTCCGCCACCAACAAGCTCCTTTTCCACCATAATGTTTCTCTCACAGTCTCCCTCACCGTTGGTTCGCCTCCACAGAATGTTACCATGGTCCTTGACACCGGCAGCGAGCTTTCTTGGCTTCACTGCAAGAAATCGCAAGACTTGAACTCCATTTTTAATCCTCTCGCCTCTAAAACTTACATTAAAGTTCCATGCTCTTCTCCTACCTGCAGGACCAGAACCCGTGACCTTACCTTACCCGTTTCCTGTGACGCTGCTAAGCTCTGCCACGTCATCATCTCCTACGCCGATGCTTCCTCCATTGAAGGAAACCTCGCGTTTGAAACATTCAGAATCGGTTCTTCCGATCAGCCAGCGACAATCTTTGGCTGCATGGACGCTGGTTTCAGTTCAAATACAGAGGAAGACGCCAAGACAACCGGCTTAATGGGCATGAACCGTGGATCATTATCATTCGTCAACCAAATGGGGTATCGGAAATTCTCTTATTGCATATCGGGTATGGACTCGTCCGGCGTTTTGCTTCTCGGAGATGCCAGTTTCTCTTGGCTTAAACCATTAAGCTACACTCCTTTAGTTCAAATCTCAACCCCATTACCGTATTTCGATCGAGTCGCTTACTCGGTCCAACTCGAAGGTATAAAAGTAAGCAACAAAGTCTTATCACTACCGAAATCGGTTTTTGTACCGGACCACACCGGAGCAGGACAAACCATGGTCGACTCCGGCACCCAGTTCACATTCTTGTTGGGTCCGGTTTACACAGCTTTAAAGAACGAATTTTTATCACAAACCAGAGGGATTTTGAGAGTTTTAAACGATCAAAATTTCATATTCCAAGGAGCAATGGACTTGTGTTATTTAATAGAATCGTCTCGTCGGAGATTGCCCACATTGCCGACTGTAAGTTTGATATTTGAGGGCGCGGAAATGAGCGTATCGGGGGAGAGATTGTTGTATCGGGTAGAGGGAGAGATGAGGGGGAAGGATTCAGTGTGGTGCTTTACATTTGGGAACTCAGATTTGATGGGAATTGAGGCATTTGTGATTGGAAATCATCATCAACAAGATGTTTGGATGGAGTTTGATCTTGAAAAATCTAGGATCGGACTTGCTGAAGTTAGATGTGATGTTGCTGGTCAAACTCTCGGCTTGCACaagtaa
- the LOC110619280 gene encoding peptidyl-prolyl cis-trans isomerase FKBP20-1 isoform X1 has protein sequence MGDAVDLTGDGGVIKTIIRQAKPGALGPSEDLPLVDVHYEGTLAESGQVFDTTREDNTVFSFEIGKGSVIQSWDIALRTMKVGEVAKITCKPEYAYGSAGSPPDIPSDATLIFEVELVACKPRKGSSMSSVSEERARLEELKKQRELAAATKEEEKKKREEAKAAAAARMQAKLESKKGKGKGKSK, from the exons ATGGGTGATGCAGTTGATTTGACTGGGGATGGAGGTGTCATCAAGACAATCATAAGGCAGGCAAAGCCTGGTGCACTTGGTCCTTCAGAGGATCTTCCTCTTGTTGATG TTCATTATGAGGGCACTCTTGCTGAAAGCGGCCAAGTTTTTGATACAACACGTGAGGATAATACTGTATTCTCATTTGAGATTGGAAAGGGCTCTGTAATTCAATCTTGGGACATTGCTCTCAGAACCATGAAG GTTGGGGAGGTTGCAAAAATTACTTGCAAGCCAGAATATGCCTATGGAAGTGCTGGGTCCCCACCAGATATCCCCTCTGA CGCAACCCTTATTTTTGAGGTGGAGTTAGTGGCTTGCAAGCCACGGAAAGGCTCCAGCATGAGTAGTGTTTCAGAGGAGAGGGCTAGGCTAGA GGAGCTGAAGAAGCAAAGGGAGCTTGCTGCTGCAACAaaagaggaagagaagaagaagagagaagaagccAAAGCTGCTGCAGCTGCCCGTATGCAGGCCAAGCTAGAGTCAAAgaaaggaaagggaaagggaaAATCCAAATAG
- the LOC110619280 gene encoding peptidyl-prolyl cis-trans isomerase FKBP20-1 isoform X2 gives MGDAVDLTGDGGVIKTIIRQAKPGALGPSEDLPLVDVHYEGTLAESGQVFDTTREDNTVFSFEIGKGSVIQSWDIALRTMKVGEVAKITCKPEYAYGSAGSPPDIPSEELKKQRELAAATKEEEKKKREEAKAAAAARMQAKLESKKGKGKGKSK, from the exons ATGGGTGATGCAGTTGATTTGACTGGGGATGGAGGTGTCATCAAGACAATCATAAGGCAGGCAAAGCCTGGTGCACTTGGTCCTTCAGAGGATCTTCCTCTTGTTGATG TTCATTATGAGGGCACTCTTGCTGAAAGCGGCCAAGTTTTTGATACAACACGTGAGGATAATACTGTATTCTCATTTGAGATTGGAAAGGGCTCTGTAATTCAATCTTGGGACATTGCTCTCAGAACCATGAAG GTTGGGGAGGTTGCAAAAATTACTTGCAAGCCAGAATATGCCTATGGAAGTGCTGGGTCCCCACCAGATATCCCCTCTGA GGAGCTGAAGAAGCAAAGGGAGCTTGCTGCTGCAACAaaagaggaagagaagaagaagagagaagaagccAAAGCTGCTGCAGCTGCCCGTATGCAGGCCAAGCTAGAGTCAAAgaaaggaaagggaaagggaaAATCCAAATAG